CCGTCTGGCCCGTGTCTTCGGCGGTCAGCGTCGCGTTGGTCGCGCTCGTCCCGTCGGAGTCCCACAGCTCGGGGTCCCAGTCCTCAAGTCGGAACTCCCGGGGGATGACCTGCTCGGTGAAATACCCCTCCGAGATGAACAGCGGGATCAGATACACCTCGTCGGCGTCGACGGTCCGCAACGCCTCCCGGAACGACGGTTCCTCCTTCCAGAAGGACTCACGGACCTCGGTGAACGCGCCGGTCGCCCGAATCGTGTCGGCGTGGTTGTAGGTGGGCGTACTCGACTCGGCGTTCAAGTGGGAGCCATGAGCCGCGATAACGAGTGCTTCGTCCATAGCCACTGGTTGGTGCGAGCCGTCCTTAGGGCCTTCGTTGGCCTGCACGGATAGCCGGCAGGCTGTTCACTGTTGAACTCCGGAAGTGTGTAGTTGCTGACCGATGCTGCCCGATCACAGCCCGAACAGGAGGACGTAGAACAACAGTCCGGCTGCTGCCAGCAGTGCGGCGTGTCCCAGCGCGCCAGCAGCGACAACAATGCCACCAATGACTCGTTCCGCCGGTTCCAGAGGCTGTCCGAAGGCCTGCCGTTCGCGTTGTGCAATAGCCATTGTCCTTTCCTCATGTAGAGAGTGGGCATCCAGAGACACAATCCCCCCTGACTGTTCTCACTTGCTGGGAGCAGGCCACAATTCTGCGGGTCCAGCGCGTCCGTCCCGTTATTATGGCGGGACGGAACAGACACCGCTGACACTCTGCTCAGTAGAACCGCATCGCTCGTATCGATGGAACCGCTTTTGGCCGCGCCGTTCGTGCCTGACGCCAATGTCACTCGCAGCCGCGACCAGAGACGCCGTCCGCGAGCGCCCGTTTCTCTACGACGCACTTCGGGCCGGGATCGTCAACTACACGGCCGCTGCGCGCACGCTCGACATCGACGGTGAGGCGGAAGCCATCGCGACTGCGCTCCGTCGGTTCGCCGAGGAACTGGAAGACGCTCCGACACACGACAGCGACGCTCGCGTATCGATGCAGAGCGGGCTCGGGCAGGTCGAGACGACCGACGCCGGGACGGATGCCGTCCTCGAAGTCGGCGGTACTGCCTTCGCCGAGGACGCTGGCTCGCTGACCGGCATCGTCGCCACCGGCGACCTGTCTCCGTCGGCGCTTGCCGAAGTGTTGGGACGCCTGCGAGCGACAGACGTTCCCGTTGACGCTGCCGGTGTCACCGACGACGCGCTCGTCGTAGTGGTGAGCCGCCGTGCGGGACCGGACGCGCTCCGGGTAGTCGAAGCGACAGTACAGGGATGAGTCGCCTTCCGACGGCTTAAAGCGGGCGGACACAGTTCCCCCGATAATGACGCTTCGCGTGACGAACACGTTGACCGGTGAGAAAGAGCCCTTCGAGCCGCGCGACCCAGACTCCGTGTTGCTGTACTACTGTGGGCTGACGACTTCCGACCCGCCCCACCTCGGCCACGCGCGCGGCTGGGTTCACGTCGACGTGATGGCCCGCTGGCTCGACCATCTGGGCTACGACGTCCACCACGTCGAGAACTTCACCGACGTCAACGAGAAGATCGTCGCCCGCGTCGGCGAGGACGGCGACAGCGAGGAGAGCGTGGCCCGCCACTACGTCCAGCAGGTCATCGAGGACATGCGGTCGCTCAACCTCGGCCGTGCAGAGGTGTACCCCCGCGTCTCCGAGCACGTCCCGGAAATCATTGACCTTGTCGAACGGCTTGTCGAGCAGGGTCACGCTTACGAGCAAAACGGCTCCGTCTACTTCGACGTGACCAGTTTCGAGGAGTACGGCAAGCTCTCGAACCAGTCCGTCGACGACATCGAATCACAGGGTGTGGACACCGAAGGCGAGAAGCGCCACCCGGCGGACTTCGCGCTCTGGAAGGCCGGCGGCGTCGACCCCGAGGACATCGCCGAGCACCAGCATCCCGAGGCCGCGCCGGCCGAAGAAGCCTGCCAGACCGCCCAGACATGGGAATCGCCGTGGGGTGAGGGTCGACCCGGCTGGCACATCGAGTGCTCGGCGATGTCGATGACCCACCTCGACGAGTCCATCGACATCCACGTCGGCGGGCAGGACCTCGTCTTCCCCCACCACGAGAACGAGGTGGCCCAGAGCGAGGCCGCGACCGGCCAGCAGTTCGCGAAGTACTGGCTCCACGTCCGGCTGCTGGAAACCGAGGAGGAGAAGATGTCCTCCTCACTCGGGAACTACTTCACCGTCAGCGACGCCGTCGCGGAGTTCGGCCCCGACGTGCTCCGAACCTTTCTGCTGTCGACGGCCTACACCTCGCGGGCGACCTACAGCGACGAGACCATCGCCGAGGCCGAGGAGCGCTGGGACCGACTCTCGCGGGGCTACGAGCGAGCAGTCGAAGCCTGCGACGATGTGGATGCCTACGCGAAGGTAACCGACGAGACACTTCGCGACGCCGTCGAGGACGCCCGCTCGGCGTTCGAAGCGGCAATGAACGACGACTTCAACACGCGGGAAGCGATGACTGCACTGCTTGATCTGACGGCAGCAGTGAACTCCCACCTAGATGCCCACGAGCAACGGGACTACCACGGACTCCACCGTGCCATCGAAGTGTTCGAGGAGTTGGGTGGTGGCATCCTCGGGCTGGCGTTCGGCGATGATGATAGCGGTGACGTGTCGCTTGCCGGCGACGTTGTCGATCTGGTTCTGGACATCCGTGAGCAGGAACGGGACGCCGGCAACTACGAGCGCGCTGACGAACTCCGGGACGAACTCGACGCGCTCGGTGTCGAGGTTCAGGACACCGACGACGGGCCGACATACCGGCTCTGAAGACCAGCAGAGCGGTTCGTGCCGCTCATCGCCCGTCTTTTGGAGTCCAGATAATGCCTTGAACGGCCATGTACTTTATATACTGGACACGGTGTAGGAACAACAATGCGAAAGGGGATACTCACGCTTCTTGTCGGACTACTCGTCGTCTCGTCTGGCTGCGTCGGCTTACTGACCGGGGAGACAGTCGAATTCGACTCCTCGCCCGCGTCAGTCAGCGACAGTGCACTCGAAGAAACCGGCTACGAACAGTCGATGGCAGACGAACAGACAATCGAGCGGACAGTGACCGTCGCCGGTCAGGAGCGAACGATTCGCGTCACGAACCACGTCCGGCAGTACCAGCGTGGCATCGATTTGGGGCCGGTCGGTGAAGTCAACGCCGGCAGTTTCATCGTCTTCTCGACACCCAGCGCCAGCGTTGCGGGCCAGACGCTGAACCCCGCCGCGAGCTGGTCCAACGAACGCCTTGTCGAGGAAGTCGCCAGCCGGAACGACCAGATCAACGACGTTCAGTTCCAACGGAACCGCTCGGTGGAGTCGCTTGGCGACACCCGTGAAGTATCCGTGTTCTCCGGGACGACAACCATCGAAGGTCAGGAAGTCGATGTCCTGATCCACCTCACGAGCTTCGAACACGAGGGCGACGTGGTCGTCGCCGTCGCCGTCTACCCTGAACGGATCAATGACCGGGAGAGTCCGCGAGTCGATACGCTGCTCGGCGGCCTCTCACACTCAGGGAACTGACTGCGGGGACACTGTTTTCTTCCGGGCCAGTGATGACGGAGGCATGACTCGGCTGTTTATCGTCGGCGTAGCACTCACGCTTGTCGGCATCGCCGGCTATGCCGTCGGGACGACCGTCGCCTATCCCGGCCGGTCCGCATCAGTGACGGCGGTCATGGTCGGCCTGACGGTGGCGGCCGTTGGTCACGCCACGCCGACGGAGGATACACCGTGATTTCCGCAGTGGTGTACGCCGACGGACAGGCGTTAGAGTACGAGGATTTGGCGGCTGCCCGAACCGCTGTCGGGACGACGTGGGTTCACGTCACCGATGCGACACCCGCTGAGGTCGAGGCCGTCAGCTCCGCCTTTGACCTCCACTCGCTGACTATCGAGGACATCAAGAACGATGTCCGGGCCAACGTCCAAGAGTTCAACGCCTACACGTTCGTACTCGTTAAATCCGCGTCGCTTACGCCCGGCGATACGACGTTCGACAAGGAGGTGAAAACGACGCCGCTCGGCCTGTTTATCGGCCCGGACTGGCTCGTCACGCTGTCGACGGGAGCCGTTCCGGCCGTCCAGCGGGTGATGGACGCCGTCGGCCGCGGGGACGAGCGACTCCTCCACCGCGGCCCGGATTTCACGGCCTACCGGGTCATCGACGTCATCGTCGACGCGTATTTCGACCTACTGGACGAGATCGAGACCGATATCGAGCAGATCGAGGAGGAAGTGACCACCTCCACTGACATCGAAACGCTCGAACGGATCAACGATGTCCGTCGTGACCTCCTCTCGTTCCGCAAGCAGGTCTGGCCCGCCCGCGAAGCCATCGGAGTGCTCGCCCGTGGCGATCCCAAGCAAATCCAGCCACAGACGGAGAAGTACTTCCGGGACGTGTACGACCACCTTGTCCAGATTGTCGACCTGACCGAGACGTACCGCGACCTTGTGGCGGGGGCGCGAGATATCTACCTGAACACGGTGTCTCAGTCGACCAACGAGGTGATGAAGATGCTCACCGTCGTCGCGACCATCTTCATCCCGCTAACGTTCGTGGTCGGCATCTACGGGATGAACTTCGCCGACAGTCCGTACAATATGCCGGAACTGGGATGGGCATTCGGCTACCCCGCGGTGATGATTGGGATGGTGATTGTCGTCGCTGTCTTGCTCGCTCATTTCCGTCAGCGGGGGTACCTATAGCATCAGTGGGACGAGCAACACCCCCATTAGGGTCGCCCGCCGAGCCCCGAACTTCGGGGGAAGATGACCCACCGCCGTCGCCGCCCCGAACGCTCCCACGCCGACCAGCCCCGCGAAGAGCGCGGAGAGACAAACGAGCACCGCAATCACCGACAGCGAGAGGTACGTCGGGTCCAGTCGGCCGACAATCCGGAGGTAGCGGTCGCCCAGCGTCGGAACGAGTATCGCACCGGCGATTGCGGCGATAGCGACCGCGGCGAGCAGTGCCGGCAAGACGAGCGGCACGTCGGCACGGTTGAGGGCGACGAGGACGCCGGTTCGGGGCGTTCCCAACGAGATGAGCGCGAACAGCGCAAACACTGCCGTCGCCGTATTCACGCCGCTCGTCGTCACGATGAACGCCCGCGGCCCCTGATCCGCGATGAATCCGAGCGCGAGCGTGGCCGCGATGGCACTGGAGACCCCAGGAATGTAGCCCACAGCACCCCCACAGAGCGTCCCGATGCCCGCGAGCACGCCGACCGTTCGCCGCGGCGTCGTCACCGTCGCGTCGGCCTGCGGTGGGACGCCGTCCCCTTCGATGGCAGCCAAGAGCACTGGAGCGCCGAACAGCCCCGAGAACAGCGGGACCAGCACGTCCGACACGGGCAACGCACCAGTGACAGACGCGTCCAGCAGGCCGAGGCCGAGCAGTCCGCTGGCGGCCAGCGAACACGCCGCACCGACCCGTTGGCGGTGGCCGGAT
The Haloarcula sp. CBA1129 genome window above contains:
- the cysS gene encoding cysteine--tRNA ligase; protein product: MTLRVTNTLTGEKEPFEPRDPDSVLLYYCGLTTSDPPHLGHARGWVHVDVMARWLDHLGYDVHHVENFTDVNEKIVARVGEDGDSEESVARHYVQQVIEDMRSLNLGRAEVYPRVSEHVPEIIDLVERLVEQGHAYEQNGSVYFDVTSFEEYGKLSNQSVDDIESQGVDTEGEKRHPADFALWKAGGVDPEDIAEHQHPEAAPAEEACQTAQTWESPWGEGRPGWHIECSAMSMTHLDESIDIHVGGQDLVFPHHENEVAQSEAATGQQFAKYWLHVRLLETEEEKMSSSLGNYFTVSDAVAEFGPDVLRTFLLSTAYTSRATYSDETIAEAEERWDRLSRGYERAVEACDDVDAYAKVTDETLRDAVEDARSAFEAAMNDDFNTREAMTALLDLTAAVNSHLDAHEQRDYHGLHRAIEVFEELGGGILGLAFGDDDSGDVSLAGDVVDLVLDIREQERDAGNYERADELRDELDALGVEVQDTDDGPTYRL
- a CDS encoding DUF6517 family protein, which encodes MRKGILTLLVGLLVVSSGCVGLLTGETVEFDSSPASVSDSALEETGYEQSMADEQTIERTVTVAGQERTIRVTNHVRQYQRGIDLGPVGEVNAGSFIVFSTPSASVAGQTLNPAASWSNERLVEEVASRNDQINDVQFQRNRSVESLGDTREVSVFSGTTTIEGQEVDVLIHLTSFEHEGDVVVAVAVYPERINDRESPRVDTLLGGLSHSGN
- the corA gene encoding magnesium/cobalt transporter CorA, with protein sequence MISAVVYADGQALEYEDLAAARTAVGTTWVHVTDATPAEVEAVSSAFDLHSLTIEDIKNDVRANVQEFNAYTFVLVKSASLTPGDTTFDKEVKTTPLGLFIGPDWLVTLSTGAVPAVQRVMDAVGRGDERLLHRGPDFTAYRVIDVIVDAYFDLLDEIETDIEQIEEEVTTSTDIETLERINDVRRDLLSFRKQVWPAREAIGVLARGDPKQIQPQTEKYFRDVYDHLVQIVDLTETYRDLVAGARDIYLNTVSQSTNEVMKMLTVVATIFIPLTFVVGIYGMNFADSPYNMPELGWAFGYPAVMIGMVIVVAVLLAHFRQRGYL
- a CDS encoding tripartite tricarboxylate transporter permease produces the protein MLPGPPAVDPTATLALLTAAGAGVGLGTLSGLVPGLHANTFALLLAAAASDLPGPRLYVGVAMLAAGVTHTFLDVIPALALGVPDPAMAASALPSHQLVIEGRGREALRLSALGSGLAVVFAVPLAVPLTLVMEHAYPLIRPWLSVLLAGVAVLLVVTESGHRQRVGAACSLAASGLLGLGLLDASVTGALPVSDVLVPLFSGLFGAPVLLAAIEGDGVPPQADATVTTPRRTVGVLAGIGTLCGGAVGYIPGVSSAIAATLALGFIADQGPRAFIVTTSGVNTATAVFALFALISLGTPRTGVLVALNRADVPLVLPALLAAVAIAAIAGAILVPTLGDRYLRIVGRLDPTYLSLSVIAVLVCLSALFAGLVGVGAFGAATAVGHLPPKFGARRATLMGVLLVPLML